The stretch of DNA TCTTTTAGCACTTGCTTTTTTTTGACTGCATAAAAAGGTTGGCAGTGAGCATACAATTTTAGATATGTATTTCACCTATGCTTAAATAACTTTTCAATCACAAAACATTGAAAGCTGAAATAAAGTTCGAACCATTAAAGCAGTCTCCCCTACTTCAAATTACTACACTTAGAAATGGTCATTTAGTTTGCTCAAAAACATGATACTCTGAACACGTTTTTACACAAGGAGGGGAAATAGCTAAATAAGGATTGTGTGGCTATAAAACGAATATTAAATAAACGTTTAGCACACTGGGTCTAAAGAGTGCAGTTTGTAAGATTAGTGTAAAAGTAAGAGTTTCAGATGTTTGCTCAGACTTGTATCTCTCTGTGGTATCCAGATGGTCTGCTGGGAAAAGGGCTCACTTTCCCCCATACAGGAGATCAAACACCGTCGCTAATGTGATGTGTAATAAGACACACTTCTATTGTCTCCCCTCTGGACTCAGTGAATGGAGAGAGTGTGGGAAGCAGAGGAAAACTCACTCTCAGAGCCTCAGCAGGATGATACCTACAGAGCGGCACAAAGCACCTCCACTGGGACGCTACACACTCACTGTGCAAACTGAGAGAGACTTAAAAAAGAGACGTGCAAAAGCTCGTCATAAAACCGAACCTACTATGACCCAATTACAGGGATTTTCTAAGATTCCCAGTCTGGGTTTCAAACTACAACCACCAAATTAGTACTTTTCCAGATTGCTTGCCATAAATAAGGCTGGCAGCTTATTTATCGACAAAAGTTGCGTGGTGACTTGTTTTAGATGCAGAACCCTGCCGTTAGTAAATGTCTAGTCTGGTTAGTGCATGCTCGAATAAAGGTGATTGATTGATTCAGATCCATATCAAAATTGCTTCTTTTGTCTTGATTGGCAAATTACAGGAAGCATTTTTGATTATATGCTGGAATTATGAGTCAGGTGCTACATCTACAATTCTTATAACAGCATTCTCTTACAACAGTGCTTCCCAATCTTTCTGTGAAAAGTTTGAggcacacaaaatatttttaaaataatcaacacTAATATTGCAAGAAATAGCATTTGTTCCAAACTGAAACTTAGACTGCAGTTTCAATGAGAAGCACTTGACTGTTTTATACCTTTAATTTCCAAGAGTTTGTTTTGATTAAAAGAACTGTTTAATATTTGGTTTGATGCTGGAAAGAGCTACGCGATGCGTCTGAACACATTTTAAGCATGCTTTAAACAATTTGACACATCTGAAGGATGACTGACGCACTTGCAAGAAATATCACGGTTTAGATCTCAGGACGAAGGCTGAAACTGTGGATACTACCAAAAGTGGtgtaacaaaaataattcacccattttctagccacttcatccaattcagggtcgtgggggagtcagagactatcctggcaagcaagagGCAAATGACAAGATTGCGATGAATATATAccgtatattatatattatatttaaaatcttttaaaaaagctcaataTGGACTTTGAATGTCAAAAACTTATTTGAAAGATTGTCAGTTAAACATGTgcaaaagtaacaaaaaagCCAGTGTTGTCTTTGATGAATTTATTGTAAGTATGTAAGTATTAAGTATGGTGGTGAGCTCAACAGTATGATCATAtgaagcaataataataatacacgtAATAATGGTTATTTGACAATAGGTTCAGTCAGCACCAAAACAAATTCATACTTTCTAAATTACTACATGTTCTGCACTGAATTTGTAATTAAATTTTGTGACACTtcttcaataataaaaaaatgtgttatgaGGAATACCTATGAAGTATATCTATCCATATTGTACAACAATATATGCTTCTTatgagaaatgaaagaaaaaaaccctAACTAAACCCTATCAGTCATTGATCACCTCTTCCTCCAGATGGTCTGTGATGTCAGACTATGGATCTCCCACAATACAGGGCCAATTGCCGTCACTAATGTGATGAAACCCTGAGCGACTTTCTGCTCACAGCACAAGGCTGGAGACACATCTGTGACATCTGgacacactgcactttccatCGACAGAAGAGAGCTTTTATCAGTGTGTTTCCATCAATCACTGGTGATCCTCAGCTACAGTGTTTAAGAACAATCATGATTGCAATAAAATCAGACTTTGCCTAACTCAAATTCCTGAAAGGTTGAAGTCGCTTAGACACATTGGAATACATCTCCACTTTTAAATCATGAGACGTATTAGCCATTATCTACATTTCCAGTATAAGCGTATCCTTCTTGCCAAAATCATAATCTTTTTAATTAGGATTAATTTAGTCACGTATCTAACAGATACTATTTGACAGTATTttgttgaaaatggaaaaaaaaactagacagcaggcaaaattaaaaatcttatttttgtcAACTCCTGTATTGCATGACACTGTACTCAATACAAATTACTAACCTGAACATTAATGAAGCAATTTAGTTGAGCATTAATGCTCAACTTGACTGAGCATGTGGCAATCCCAGCTTCCCCATTGTCCCCCGAGCTCGTCCATTGGCTACGGACTGTGAGAAACTCCAACAAGCCCCAGACCCACACATTCGTATGGAGATTGTGGACTATAAATAGGAGAGATGAACCAGCACAAGTCAGACTCTCAGACTCCCTCTACAGAGAGCGCTCCAGCACACAGATACAGCCATGGCACCTACAGTCACTGCAGCAATGGGCTATTCGAAGGAGCACATGACTCTGGCCATCAAGGTGAGTTGTGAAGCTTAGATGTtacagtgctttttaaaaatatccatTTTAACTCTGTAAGCAGTGTTGGATCCCAGAGCCAGGTGATTGACAGGTGTCTTGTCCTTGTTTTGCAGCTGAGAAAGCCGATAGTGGAGAAGATGCGCCGAGATCGCATCAACAGCAGCATCGAGCAGCTCAGGCAGCTCCTGGACCAGCAGCCGGATTCCAAGCTGGAAAAAGCCGACATCCTGGAAATGACGGTCTGCTACCTGAGGCGGCACAGCCAGCGCCAGCCCGTGAGCGCCCCCTCTGGGCCCTCAGCTGAAAGTGAAGGCTACTCCAGGTGTGTCCAAGAAATCAAGCGCTTCCTCTCCCAGGATGGGACGAAGGTGGAGTCCCAGGGAAGACTGCTGAACCATttccagaacacacagctttccTTGGATAAGAGCAGCTGTCAGAGTGTCCTGCCTCAGCTGAGCtccccagtccatcacaccacCATCAAAGGAGAGACTCAGGCTAACACAATCCTCTGGAGGCCCTGGTAGAGCATTACAGACTGTTCTCAAATGCTGGAACAAACTGAATTGCACAGGCCTCCCTAAGATGAACATGGTCAGCAATTATAACtttgtaatattatttctctCTTTTGTCAGTCAAGTGCAGAAGATTTTTAATGGTGTATTTCTTCAAAATGAGTCAGAATTATTTCCTGGTGTTGGATAAATAATGTGCTACTTATGTCTTGTGATACAAGGTACTATCTGCCTGCAATGCAGACCTAAGGTACTTTAGAGTATTTTCTATTTCAGGAAATTTCTGTACTTTTACACTAGCTCTATTGTCTTCTGTGAAGACGGTAGTCCGAACTATTTTTCTTGGCCTGGAAAAGTATTTTAGCAGTAAATTACTtaagtaatgtttttattatatataaccCACtggttttaaatttttattgaaACTTTTTGTACAAGAAAATTTCTTCTCTAGGACTCCTTCCTTCAATAATGTATT from Lepisosteus oculatus isolate fLepOcu1 chromosome 25, fLepOcu1.hap2, whole genome shotgun sequence encodes:
- the LOC102684967 gene encoding transcription factor HES-5-like, coding for MAPTVTAAMGYSKEHMTLAIKLRKPIVEKMRRDRINSSIEQLRQLLDQQPDSKLEKADILEMTVCYLRRHSQRQPVSAPSGPSAESEGYSRCVQEIKRFLSQDGTKVESQGRLLNHFQNTQLSLDKSSCQSVLPQLSSPVHHTTIKGETQANTILWRPW